The DNA region CGCTCTGGTGTAGGTTTTCGTCGGCGACGAATCTCTCGACTCGTCGTTCTGGTAGAACGGAACCATGTAGCTGTAGTCTGTTTCCAACCGACGAGATATTTGTGGTGAGTTCATCGGGTTGTCGTAGATCGTGCtattttcaaaatacaCTTCGTCCTGCTTGATAGGAGACGAGgtcacaaactcctctgGCTCAAACACCTGTTGCAATGCCAATCTGGCATCCATGCCCTTCTGGAACTCTGTATCGACTAcaaacgagctggtcgagcCGCTGTACTCGCTGTCGTTCAGCGGTCTctcgttgatctggttCTTATTCTCGTCAAATGCTACCGTCTTCTTTCCGCTGGCGTACGACGGAATTGGCGGGTCTTCGGAGTGGAATGCCTCGTCCTCAACGTTATCGCTGTCCTGGGTAATAACCGAGTCCTGATCGGCAATATGATCGGCCTCGCTGTCGCTATCCATGGTAAAGAAAAGGGAGATAACTAAACGCTGCACTGCCAGaagtgaaaaataaataaatatacaAATTATCATGAGCTGGATAGTTTACAAGGGGTTCCAGCCCGGACAGTTTGACTTTGGGTGGCCCGTGTGGACACTCATTGTGCTGTGGCTATGTGTACCCATTTTGTTCTATTTTTGCATGGCCCACGCAACATATCTCTGGCGGGTCCGCCAGAGACGCCTGGCTGGGCCCTTGGGAAACGACGTTGCCATGATCGTCCTCGGCGACCTTGGCCATTCGCCCCGCATGGCATACCACGTGCGCAGCCTGGTGAGAAAGGGACGGTTTGTCCATCTGTGCGGCTATTTGGAGAGCACACTGCCGGACTTCCTTTACGATGACGACACTGTCGACCTTTACGAGATCCCTGTAATTCGGCGTCGCGCGTGGATGCCGTATCTGGTGTTTGCGGTCTACAAAGTTGCGGCCCAGTGTTTTGAGCTCACAAGACTGCTTTCGACAGTCATCGACGAAAACACAGAATACGTGCTCGTGCAAAATCCTCCTTCCATCCCTGTGCTGGCCATCGTCGTCAttttgagaaaaacaaTCTGTCCGCACGTCAAGATAGTTGTCGACTGGCACAACCTGAACTTTTCGATCCTCAACCTCAAATACCACAACGAAAATCACCCTGCTGTGCAGCTACTCCGAAATTATGAGAAATATGTGGGGAAATTCGCCGATTACCATTTTACGGTAACTgaaaagctgaaagaaTACTTGCAAAAAGAGTTCGGAATCGATGGTACTAGAATCAGCGTTGTTCATGACCGTCCAAGCGACGAGTTTGTGCCGCTGGAAGGCGACAGGATGGAGGTCGTCAAAGAGCTAGCTGTGCTGGACGGATTCCAAGATGCTGACAAATTGATTGTGTCAGCAACATCGTtcaccgaggacgaggattTCGGCGTGCTAGTGGAGGCGCTCAAGAAACTTGACTCAAAGCTCGACACCAGAGTGTTCATGGTGGTTACAGGGAAAGGCCCACTTCAGAAGAAGTTTTTGGATTTAGTGGCTCAAAACAAATGGAGTGAAAATATGATAATCAGAAATGCGTGGCTGTCGGTCTCCGACTATCCAAAACTACTCCAGGTGGCCGACGCGGGGGTTTCGCTACATTACTCGTCCTCGGGACTGGATCTCCCAATGAAGATTGTCGATCTTTTCGGCTGCGGAATACCTGTAGTGTCGATGAATTTTCCCGCGCTGCATGAATTGGTGACCTACGAAAACGGTCTTGTGATGGAAAATAATTCAGATGCCTCGGAACTTTGCGACAAAATTCACCAGCTGCTTTACGGGGTAGACCTCAAACCAGGGGCTTTGCGCGAAAGCACACGCAGATGGGACCAAGAATGGCAAAACACAAGAATATTTTAATACAATAATTGGTAATATATATAATGAACACTATATATAATGAACACTCTATTCAATAAAGCAAAAAGTAGGAATTAATTTAAGCTGTTGGTTCTTGAGGCTTCTCCAAGATGCCCTCGTTCATTTCAGCCGTAGGCTTAGACTCATCCATGTCGAACAGGCCGAGCTTGTTACCTTCTTCCTCGACCTCTCTGACAGAGAGCTTGCCCAGTCTGCTAGCCACAAGGAAGGCAGGAGTACCCTCGGTGTAGGATCTGGCAAAGATGATGTCAATTTCCTCCAGAGATCTGCCAGCTGTCTCTGGGTAGAAGAAGTAAATGATAGGAACGTAAATGAAGTTAATGATGGCAAAGAACAAGTAGCATCCCCATTTGGACTCGTTGATGAAAATTGGAGTGAACATCACCACGGCAAAGTTGCAAATCCAGTTGGTACACGTGGAGATGGAGGTGGCCACGGTTCTAGCTCTCAATGCATTGATTTCTGGTGGGTACACCCATGGTAGTGGCAAAATGGTGAAGGCGAAGACGGCAATGAACAAGAAGAGACCAACAGCGGCTCCCTTGGCAGTCTGCTCATTCTCCTTGACCAAGCAACCGAATGCGATGATGAAGGCAATACCCTGACCTATGGCACCAATCAAGAACAATGGTCTTCTTCCGAGTCTGTCgatcaagaagaaagatgGAATGGTGAAGACAGCGTAGACAATGGAGAAGATACCACCCATAATGAGGGcctttcttctggcaaaGTTCAGGGTGTTCTCGAACAGGACAGTGGCGTAATAAATAGATGCGTTACAGCCGGTGAATTGCTGGAAGAATTGGGCACTGGCTCCCAACATCATTCTTCTGAAGTATTGATGCTTTCCTCCGCTgaaaagctctttgaatCCGAGCTGGGCGTTATCGAATCTATTCACAGCGTCGGCAATCATGGTGGACTCGGCAATGACACTGTCGTCATGAGCATCAACGCCGTTAATGGCTCCCAGAATAAATCTGGCCTCCTCCATTCTTCCCTTGTGGATGAGCCATCTTGGAGACTCTGGCAAACCGATCATGAACAAAAGCAGCCACAGAGCGAACACGATCTGCAAAGCAATTGGCAGTCTCCACGAAACAGAACTGTTTGCGTAAGACAGACCAAAGTCGACCCAATAAGCAATAAGAGTACCGACAGCAATGACAGAACCTTCAAGGTTAACAAGACGACCTCTGTTCTCTGGTTTGGAGTGCTCGGATTGCCACACAGGAATGGTGGCGGTGTTCATACCGTTACCGATACCAGTGACAGATCTAGCAATGATAAAGTGTCCCAGTTGCCAGTGAGGCTTGAATGGGAAAATCGACACGAAGGTACCAATGATAATGATAAGGGCACCGAGCATGATCACGTAACGTCTTCCAAGACGCTCACCCCAAATCATAGCAAACAGAGCACCAAAGAAACATCCAATCTCGTAACAAGCAGTCACAATACCTTGGATGACAGTGGCGTGTCTGGAGCTACCACTAACGGCTGGGAACTCTTCCTGGAATTGTGGGGCAGTGATGATACCACTCATAAGGCCCTGGTCGTAGCCAAACAAGCTGAAACCCACCACAGAGGTGAGCGTAATAATCCATCTGAGCTTTCTGCCAGTAAGACCGAATGTATTGTGTTTATTTCTGAGACTATAATATCCAACAGTCAAGTTGGTCTCTTTGTAGTTGCCTGTGGATGATGTCTGAGACATGATGGatggaaaaggaaaaaaaggGGTGGGGCCGTCTGGGTTTATATGGCAACTAGgtcttttcttttttgCTAAAAAATGCGAAGTTAGGGTGGGTGGTGCACAATAAAAACTTTTGCTCTTGTGCAGAAAACAGACTTATGACGTAACCATGACGTATAGGAAATCTGGCAAAATGCCGACgctaaaaaaaatgggAGAGCAGCCCACGAACCGGTGTGTGTTTCGGCCACTCTGAGGCCAGCTGCTAGCTTTCCCAGCTCGCACAAGCTCGCTATGTATGTTGATAGATCAAGATTGATGCAACGCGGGCAAAACAGGTAGCATGCAAAACCCCCGCCCCGCCCCATATTTTGTTTACAAAAAGCCGTATGTGCAGAAGAAGTTTTGAGCCGCTTCCGGGATGAAACACTTTTCTTTTAGCAACCGAGAATTGCACTTTGAAGATACAATAGGTACTCGTGCGTATTCTGCTCTGCCATATTACGCGGTGTGTCGTGTGTCCAGAACTCCAGCTCTCGAAaatccaccagctcgtcgtccaggtCGTCCGGCAGCTGTGCCCAGCCTTGGCATTCTTCACCTAAAATTAATCCGGTGATGTAGCACCATAACTTGCATGTTTCGAGCGAGTTGTAGCCCCCGCCACCGAGAAGTAAAGACGGTATCCCGGTCCTGCGTACAAGTTGACACACTGTGCGCCCGAATCGGGAAACGGTCAGATTCCATTCTCTAAACTCCGAGTCTGTGCACAAACCGTCTGCTCCGCACTGGATCACTAGACATTGTGGTCTGTACCCCTCAATTTTCGGCACAACAATATGCGCGACAATCCATTCAAGTGACGCGTCGCATAAACCTCTTTTAGTGGGTATATTAATCTCGTAACCTGTTCCCCTGCCGAGCCCATCCACAGGCTTCAAACCAGTCCCGGGAAAAAATCCGGCATCTGCACGGTGCACCGACACTGTGAGCACATTGTTGCTCAGTTTGAACGCATTGGCCACGCCGTCCCCGTGGTGGAGGTCGAAATCAATGTACATGATACGCGAGTACTTGCGACGCAGTCTCAAAATAGCAAGCACTGCGTCGTTGACGTAGCAAAACCCGGCAGCATGTGATTTGTGTGCGTGATGCCGTCCGCCGGCCCAATTAATCGCGACTGTGGGGTTTCGGATAAGAAACTCGGCTGCTTGGACTGAGCCACCGGCCACTACCGAGCAGTACTCATCCATGTGGGGGAATATCGGGCAGTCGAAAACGAGGCCGTACGAGGCGCAGGGCACCTGATCGAGCGAGCGACGATCGTCGGGACTTTCCCGCGTCGCTCGTCGTTTCAAGATCGTTCGCTGCAGCCGCGacagctcgttttcgtgctctttccagtttctcggcctgagcagctcgacggCGTAGTCGCGGTCATGGAATTTCGCCAGATCGTCTACGGACGCCAGTTTCGGCGCCAAAAGCTGCACTTTCGGGTGGTCAAGCAGGCCGTATCCCTTCATCAGCTGCTGCACCAGCGACTGGCGCCCCTCGTTCGAAGGCAGCAGATCCACAGCGTCCAGGCTCTTACCACTAAAATGCACCAGTCCGAtcatggaaaaaaataaatccGGTGCAGGGTGTCTTCCCCACAAAGCATGTGCTTTTACACTATAAGAAGCAAAAGTGCCCTTCTTTCCCAGCATGGAGAGACTACAGCAGATCAGCAACCATTTGTTTGCCAAACCGGCAGCAGGCGAAAAAAAGGCCAGCGACGTGGTAATCGTGAGCGCGTACAGAACCGCGCTGACCAGAGGCGGCAAGGGCAAGTTCAAGGACGTCAACtcggacgagctgctcatGAAGCTTGTTTCCGGGCTTCTGAAAAAGGATAAAATTAATGCTAATTTGATTGAGGAGGTGGTAGTCGGCAACGTCCTTAATCCTGGCGCCGGAGTGAATGAGCACCGCGCGGCTGTGCTTGCGGCAGGAGTGCCTGCTAGCTCCTCGTTTCTGGCGGTCAATAGACAGTGTTCCTCGGGGCTGATGGCAATCAACGACATTGCGAACAAAATCCTGGTTGGCCAGATTAAGTGCGGGCTGGCGGCCGGTGTCGAGAGCATGTCGAAGAACTACGGGCCCCAGGCTGCACCCAAGATCAGCAAGTGTGTCCAGGACGCAAGCTACGATGCCAAAAGCTGTCTATTGCCAATGGGCACCACGAGTGAGAACGTGAACGAGAAATACCACATTAGCAGGGAAGAGCAGGACGAGTTTGCGGCCGCGTCGTACCagaaagcagaaaaagcagtCAAAACGGGGctgttcaaggacgagatcctGCCAATCGAGGTCGAGATCGAGCatgacgatgacgatgatgaggaTGAAGCTACGCGCGAAAAAGTCGTCGTTGACACCGACGAGGGAACACGACCAAACGTCACAGCACAGTCTCTGGGCAAGTTGCGGCCTGCATTCAAGAAAGACGGCACTTCGCACGCAGGTAATTCGTCGCAGGTCAGCGATGGTGCTGCTGCGGTGCTGCTCATGCGTCGCGACATGGCAGAGGAGCTGGGTTTGCCGATTTTGGGCAGATACGTTGCCACCACCACTGTGGGAGTGAGTCCAGACATTATGGGTGTCGGCCCTGCGTATGCGATCCCCAAGCTCCTGAAAGCTTGTGGACTAACTGCCGACCAGATCTCTGTGTTTGAGATCAATGAGGCGTTCGCCGGACAGGCGCTATTTAGTCTCCGCTATAACGAGCTTCCACTGGAAAAAGTCAATCCTCGCGGCGGAGCAATAGCCCTTGGACACCCCCTGGGAGCTACGGGAGCCCGCCAGGTGTGCACGCTATTGCGCGAGCTCTCGCCTGGTCAGATGGGTGTCACGAGTATGTGCATTGCTGGCGGACAGGGCGCGGCCGCACTATTTATTAGGGAGTAAGTAGCATTTattaaatttattttttagATTTTTTAAAATCTTCATGTCAGAGAATAAGATCGAACCCAAGCCTGGTGGAAGAGGGTCTAGAAGGTCATCAAAGAAGCAGAAGGATGGCCAAGATAACCGCAGCTCGCcacagctgctcgagatcaacaaactaatcaaaaagttcaagcCGATCACAGTTAATGGAATACCCGTTAGTTCGCTTTCCAAGCCCCTGGATGAATTCCTGACCATAGCCACCGCCGACAAGTCAAACGACCTGTACCTTTCCTTTCTCTTAAAACCCTCGGATCCTGACTTTCCCTACGATCTGGACTTTCTGAACCTCTCGCTCTGCATCCCTGGCACATACCCATACAAAGGCAAAACCCCGTCGCTTGTGGTTCTCAACGACGACATTCCGCGAGGATACAGTGTGAATGTGGAGATCGGGTTTCGCGAGATTGCCACGCTTGCAATGGAGCgaaggaaaaagaggccTGTAGAGTCTGAGCTCCAGTTGGTGTCCGGCAACGACTTGCTAAGCATGGTGTTGACCCTGGACAAATATTTGGAGAGGTTTCTGTCtatggagaagaaagacacCATTAAGTTTGTGAAGACAATAAGGAAAGAGGCTAAGCCGCAAAAACAGGATAGgaaggaaaaggagaagCCCGTGGAAAACTCGTTACGGGCTGCAGAGATAGACAGATTTCTCACAAGGCTGCAGTCTCTTCAAATAAATCTGTTCAAGGAGACCAACCAGAACTCGATCTACAAGTTTGAGCTGCCgttcgaggacgacgcGTTCACCATCGCCATAGACAATCTCCAGGACATTGTGATCCAGAGACTTGCTGTGAAACTCAGCATACCGAAAGATTATCTCGTGAACGAAAAACGAGGAATTAAACTAGAAATAGATCTTtccaacagcagcaacatGCAACTGATCAACTCCATCGAAGACAAGAACCTCAAGCTGATATTCGGCAAGCTAATCAGCAACATGAACGCCAACTTCAGCCATGCGTCTGTGGAAATGGTGAAAGCGAAAAACACTAGTCTCACGTCGCAAATCAACATGTTTGTGCAGAACATCGAAAAGTTCCTTCGTCCGCCCGCGGACTTTGCTCGCTGGCTGGGAGCCAACGAGACGCTTAACGAGGAACTACAGGCTGCATAGAtgtggtgtacggatgtgTAAAAAATATACATGAAACAGATCGAAAAGTAAACAGTCTCACATCATTATGAGCATCGACCGCTGCTGGCAATTCTTTCAAATTGCCCAGCCCACGAATGGCACGCAGATGTCCCCCACGAGAGCCACTGTGAGTTCTGCGAATGTTGTCAATTTGGGTCTGGGTCTTGCTGGTCGGGGCCTGGAATCAGGGCTCGAGCCAGGTTTCAGGCCTTCGAAACCAGATGCCCCTCTTGTGAGCCAGTTTACCTCCAAATTGCGCAACAAGATCATGCTTCAGCGCGATTTCGAGACTCTTGAGTCGATGCTTGCCGATTTTGACCGCAACAAAGGCTGGATCTCAGAGTTTGTGCAAAAAGGAGGTCTGGAGCTGCTAGCGATCAACGTGGGCGAGCTCAGACGGGACAAGGATGAGTGGGTAGATCTTGAGTTTCTAGCATTGACATGTATGAAGCATATTGTCTCTTGTTGCAGCGAAGTCATTGACAGGATGAACTACGACGTGATAACTCTGATTGTATCATCTTTGATCTCTCCCAGCGTGGTAACGCGGAATCTGACAACTGGCATGCTCACGCTAGTGATTGCACACCGAGCCTCCAGTGCAAAACAAATTCTGAACGCTATAGCAAAGACTATCGGCGTTGGATCGTGGATATCTGCTGCGTGCTCCATGGTGAGCGAGCTATGGGCCAATCGCAGTCAGACGGCATCTTTTCGGTCGAGTCCTGCATATCTTGCAAACGAATATGCTTTACTAACCACCTTCCTAATGCTCTCTGTGGTTACGGCGACGAAAAATGTGCGACGCCATCTAGAACAGCATGGTCTTCTGTCTTTTTTCGaacttgctggaaaactAAACAATAGCGCGATCAACGACCTAGTGCGAAACTACTTTGAGCACGAGGACGAGCCCAGCGACTCTTTGCAGCCCGAAACTGGGTATTTCGAGAATCCCAGTCTGGAGCGTCATGCCCGTGAGATTCTACGCTCGCTGTCGTTTCTTAGCCAGACAAGACCACCACACGAAGCAGAACGCTACTTCCGCCTGATCAGCCTTCTGGTTAGCCATATAAGCCAGATGAAGAGCATTGGCGACGAGAACCTGTCATTCTCAATCCAGCTGATTCTAGATCGTTTAAGCTCAGATGAGGTCGCAATGCGCGCGACGACCGAGTCGCGCCATGCCTTGAAACTGCTAAGAGAGTATAAAAAAGAAATCAGTTCGTTGCAGCACGAAATAGAGACTCTGCGCAAATTGCGTCGTCCCTTGGTGAGGATCAATGGGATGGAAAATAGGGGAAAAAGCGAGAACAGCAAAGTTGGCCACAGACAAGAAAGGCTTGCTGCAAAGGAAATTAGAGAACCGGACGCAACTTCTACAAATGGCTCCGTCAGGGTTTCTAGCTCAAGTCCTTCCAGAGCAAGCAACTCTGGTGGCAGCTATTTTGAGCCATACGATGATTACAAAATCAACTCGCCAGAACACCCAAAAGACACCAATTTTGTTGTTGCTTCGCCAAATAGCATAGCTCCGCCATTGCCGCCGTTCCTTCAACTTAAAGGTCCGGCTTCCATCGATGCACCGCCGCCACCGCCACCGCCACCGCCACCACCCTCGTTCCTGAAACCTGCCCCTCCAACACCCCCGATACCAActtctgctcctgctcctccgCCGCCCCCTTCGTTTCTGAAACCGGCAGCGGCAGGGCCGCCTGTGCCGCCGCCGCTCCCCAAAATGTCCACCTCCGATCCCCAGAAGCTAGGCAAACGAAAAGATGACACACCAAAACCGGTTCTGCGAAGACCAACGTCCAAACTGAAACAAGTGCATTGggacaagctggacgacgtgTCCAATACAATCTGGAAGACTGTGGATGACGCGGCCCTGGCAtcgaagctggaggaactGGGCGTTTTGGACGATCTGGAGAGCCAGTTCTATGCTGTCGAGACTAAAGCGTTCAAGCCCAAAGCTGTGGTAGCCAAGAACACCAAACGGAGCTTTTTGTCCCGCGacctgcagcagcagtttggAATTAATCTGTACCAGTTTAGTGGGCTACCGGAGATGGACTTTGTGGCCAAAGTGCTCCGATGCGATCGCAGCCTGGTACAGAACTCGAGTTTAGTGGACTTTTTCTGCAACGACGCGCTGACGGAGATTTCGCCGAATCTGATGCGAGATTTTGCTCCGTATTCGACAAACTACATCCAGAATCACAAGCCCAAGAAGGACCCAGCAGAGCTCGACCGTCTGGACAGAATATATTTGGAATTGTGCTTCAATTTGCGCCATTACTGGACAGAAAGGTCCAAATGCATTTCAGTGTGCTACAACTACGAACGCGATCTAGAGGATCTGGGCCGCGACCTGCAGGTGTTGGAGAATGCTGTGGAGGAGGTCCGTGAGTCCACATCTTTGGTTCAGGTTCTGTATATCATCAGGGGTCTGGGCAACTTCATGAACGATGCATCGAAATCGGCCAACGGGTTCAAGCTCAGCACCCTTCAAAGACTCAAATATCTAAAGGATTCGAAAAATACCACTACTTTGCTTAACTACATTGAGAAAGTGATCAGAACGCGGTTCAGTGAGTACGCGAATTTTGCAGACGAGATCAGCGCCGTCCACAAGGCCCACAATATCTCGATAGATACTCTAGCAAGCGAATTCAgagagctgctgcgcaacGTCGAGTCTTGCAACAAGGCGCTCACGGACGGGTGTTTAAGCGACCCCACGAAGCTGCACCCTGACGACCGCATTGTGAGCTTTGCCAAGTCGCGGATCGCTGTGGCACAGACCAAAATGAGAGAATTTGACACTAAGCTAACGAGCGTTATTGACAgttttgacgagctgatgGAAAAATTCGGGGAACGCGTTAAAGACGAAAGCGCGCGCGGCTCGTTCTTCTCCAAGTTCAAACTATTTGTGGACGATTACAGAAAAGCCCAGGCTGACAACGCCCGCctggaagaggaagagagaGCGTACGAAAAACGGAAGCGCATGATGGAGGAGTTTAAGAAAAGCAAGTGCGAGCAGGACCAGCCGCAGGACAACTTGATAGAatcgctgctggaccaACTGCGCACACAGAAACCGACCACAAAGGCGCCGTCTGTACCTTTGGAAGTGCCCGAGCACGCGGAAACGCAGGATATCAGTGCCAAGGCGTTGCAAATACTGCAAAATCTGCCTCGGCTCGACGACGTGCCTGACCTGCC from Ogataea parapolymorpha DL-1 chromosome V, whole genome shotgun sequence includes:
- a CDS encoding Chitobiosyldiphosphodolicholbeta-mannosyltransferase, whose amino-acid sequence is MAYHVRSLVRKGRFVHLCGYLESTLPDFLYDDDTVDLYEIPVIRRRAWMPYLVFAVYKVAAQCFELTRLLSTVIDENTEYVLVQNPPSIPVLAIVVILRKTICPHVKIVVDWHNLNFSILNLKYHNENHPAVQLLRNYEKYVGKFADYHFTVTEKLKEYLQKEFGIDGTRISVVHDRPSDEFVPLEGDRMEVVKELAVLDGFQDADKLIVSATSFTEDEDFGVLVEALKKLDSKLDTRVFMVVTGKGPLQKKFLDLVAQNKWSENMIIRNAWLSVSDYPKLLQVADAGVSLHYSSSGLDLPMKIVDLFGCGIPVVSMNFPALHELVTYENGLVMENNSDASELCDKIHQLLYGVDLKPGALRESTRRWDQEWQNTRIF
- a CDS encoding Sugar transporter STL1, which produces MSQTSSTGNYKETNLTVGYYSLRNKHNTFGLTGRKLRWIITLTSVVGFSLFGYDQGLMSGIITAPQFQEEFPAVSGSSRHATVIQGIVTACYEIGCFFGALFAMIWGERLGRRYVIMLGALIIIIGTFVSIFPFKPHWQLGHFIIARSVTGIGNGMNTATIPVWQSEHSKPENRGRLVNLEGSVIAVGTLIAYWVDFGLSYANSSVSWRLPIALQIVFALWLLLFMIGLPESPRWLIHKGRMEEARFILGAINGVDAHDDSVIAESTMIADAVNRFDNAQLGFKELFSGGKHQYFRRMMLGASAQFFQQFTGCNASIYYATVLFENTLNFARRKALIMGGIFSIVYAVFTIPSFFLIDRLGRRPLFLIGAIGQGIAFIIAFGCLVKENEQTAKGAAVGLFLFIAVFAFTILPLPWVYPPEINALRARTVATSISTCTNWICNFAVVMFTPIFINESKWGCYLFFAIINFIYVPIIYFFYPETAGRSLEEIDIIFARSYTEGTPAFLVASRLGKLSVREVEEEGNKLGLFDMDESKPTAEMNEGILEKPQEPTA
- a CDS encoding 3-ketoacyl-CoA thiolase A, peroxisomal: MERLQQISNHLFAKPAAGEKKASDVVIVSAYRTALTRGGKGKFKDVNSDELLMKLVSGLLKKDKINANLIEEVVVGNVLNPGAGVNEHRAAVLAAGVPASSSFLAVNRQCSSGLMAINDIANKILVGQIKCGLAAGVESMSKNYGPQAAPKISKCVQDASYDAKSCLLPMGTTSENVNEKYHISREEQDEFAAASYQKAEKAVKTGLFKDEILPIEVEIEHDDDDDEDEATREKVVVDTDEGTRPNVTAQSLGKLRPAFKKDGTSHAGNSSQVSDGAAAVLLMRRDMAEELGLPILGRYVATTTVGVSPDIMGVGPAYAIPKLLKACGLTADQISVFEINEAFAGQALFSLRYNELPLEKVNPRGGAIALGHPLGATGARQVCTLLRELSPGQMGVTSMCIAGGQGAAALFIRE
- a CDS encoding Protein BNI1, which codes for MSIDRCWQFFQIAQPTNGTQMSPTRATVSSANVVNLGLGLAGRGLESGLEPGFRPSKPDAPLVSQFTSKLRNKIMLQRDFETLESMLADFDRNKGWISEFVQKGGLELLAINVGELRRDKDEWVDLEFLALTCMKHIVSCCSEVIDRMNYDVITLIVSSLISPSVVTRNLTTGMLTLVIAHRASSAKQILNAIAKTIGVGSWISAACSMVSELWANRSQTASFRSSPAYLANEYALLTTFLMLSVVTATKNVRRHLEQHGLLSFFELAGKLNNSAINDLVRNYFEHEDEPSDSLQPETGYFENPSLERHAREILRSLSFLSQTRPPHEAERYFRLISLLVSHISQMKSIGDENLSFSIQLILDRLSSDEVAMRATTESRHALKLLREYKKEISSLQHEIETLRKLRRPLVRINGMENRGKSENSKVGHRQERLAAKEIREPDATSTNGSVRVSSSSPSRASNSGGSYFEPYDDYKINSPEHPKDTNFVVASPNSIAPPLPPFLQLKGPASIDAPPPPPPPPPPPSFLKPAPPTPPIPTSAPAPPPPPSFLKPAAAGPPVPPPLPKMSTSDPQKLGKRKDDTPKPVLRRPTSKLKQVHWDKLDDVSNTIWKTVDDAALASKLEELGVLDDLESQFYAVETKAFKPKAVVAKNTKRSFLSRDLQQQFGINLYQFSGLPEMDFVAKVLRCDRSLVQNSSLVDFFCNDALTEISPNLMRDFAPYSTNYIQNHKPKKDPAELDRLDRIYLELCFNLRHYWTERSKCISVCYNYERDLEDLGRDLQVLENAVEEVRESTSLVQVLYIIRGLGNFMNDASKSANGFKLSTLQRLKYLKDSKNTTTLLNYIEKVIRTRFSEYANFADEISAVHKAHNISIDTLASEFRELLRNVESCNKALTDGCLSDPTKLHPDDRIVSFAKSRIAVAQTKMREFDTKLTSVIDSFDELMEKFGERVKDESARGSFFSKFKLFVDDYRKAQADNARLEEEERAYEKRKRMMEEFKKSKCEQDQPQDNLIESLLDQLRTQKPTTKAPSVPLEVPEHAETQDISAKALQILQNLPRLDDVPDLPPSTPPRQSSSTEGSPDKLSMIPYLITETLSPSKGKDN